From one Lolium rigidum isolate FL_2022 chromosome 4, APGP_CSIRO_Lrig_0.1, whole genome shotgun sequence genomic stretch:
- the LOC124647246 gene encoding cation/H(+) antiporter 2-like, whose translation MESGDNAKCSADVGEGAYYMAGVVAINAIMATVLLLSGLFHSLLRRLGQPSIISHILAGVVVGPTFLGRVIDLRAMGMEDAGTALGDTIYYLRIIFMFFIGLEMDLRYLRHNLRRSLLLACGGSAISLLLAAVAGPFFYGLLHPMGHGESFHPAKLYASTVLFMLVLASTASPVLIRIVTELKLTASETGQLAIGAAFATDIACLTTISMMVVNPTTFAKDGTPKPPRVPGASTPGVQLLVFLWMALVVWVAVAVAVRAARLLNRVKRGRRYISKYELCAMLLLIVGLSLLVQYLRYSASMAAFLIGLAMPRDGPMARTLIDRLTYPVHQIVMPLCFGAIGARLDFADAGRFTATQLTAAIVFTTVLSAAGKVGGTVLVGRWLGITAREALVLGFLLNVKGYSDILAINFGDKSGVWGDTAQVVLLVSSILNTFMAGPASAAIVRQQRRAFQYRSHCLQDLRVDHELRVLVCVHGAGGVNAMLTVAELSKGSGAPVAVYLLHLVELMPARKYAITHLYKDVGARLKLNDDDQWGYAWEMDQVAAAVHSFATYEAAVPVRQMTAISNLASMDGDVRNGVEDARASLVIMPYHKEQRYDGRMVSRRDGRRQLNQRILQRAPCTVGVLVERHLPSISVASSTAPAEADRHDEEEKSTASGTSLAEEQAEQEAAVVHHVVAVFLGGPDDREAVAYATRLAMHPSVSVSVSRFRLNKPDDNEMQTAVDVTGDEQEQEDEEFMAEVYARFVAPGRVSYTETYVSNGVETLNALSGMAGMCSLFVVGRGGGGSGGAAWTTMTSGMGGLDDEECPELGPVGELLASDDFLGCSSSVLVLQQHKLHQKMRTWKKHSLDGCMPDHDILNY comes from the coding sequence ATGGAGTCCGGCGACAACGCCAAGTGCTCGGCCGACGTTGGCGAGGGCGCCTACTACATGGCGGGCGTGGTGGCCATCAACGCCATCATGGCCACGGTCCTCCTCCTCTCGGGCCTCTTCCACTCCCTGCTCCGCCGCCTCGGACAGCCTAGCATCATCTCCCACATTCTGGCCGGCGTCGTTGTCGGCCCGACCTTCCTGGGGCGTGTCATCGACCTACGCGCCATGGGCATGGAGGACGCCGGGACCGCTCTGGGCGACACCATCTACTACCTTCGCATCATCTTCATGTTCTTCATCGGCCTTGAGATGGACCTCCGCTACCTCCGCCACAACCTGCGTCGCTCCCTCCTGCTCGCCTGCGGCGGCTCAGCCATcagcctcctcctcgccgccgtcgccgggccATTCTTCTACGGCCTGCTCCACCCGATGGGGCATGGGGAGTCGTTTCACCCGGCCAAGCTCTACGCCTCCACAGTGCTTTTCATGCTCGTGCTGGCAAGCACGGCGTCGCCCGTGCTCATCCGCATCGTCACCGAGCTCAAGCTGACAGCGTCCGAGACGGGACAGCTCGCCATCGGCGCTGCCTTCGCCACAGACATCGCGTGCCTCACCACCATCAGCATGATGGTCGTCAACCCGACCACCTTCGCCAAGGACGGCACGCCCAAGCCGCCCCGCGTACCCGGTGCCTCCACGCCTGGGGTACAGCTCCTCGTCTTCCTATGGATGGCGCTCGTGGTGTGGGTTGCCGTGGCCGTGGCGGTCAGGGCGGCCAGGCTGCTGAATAGGGTCAAGCGCGGGCGGCGGTACATCAGCAAGTACGAGCTCTGCGCAATGCTCCTGCTCATCGTCGGCCTCTCTCTGCTGGTGCAGTACCTGAGATACAGCGCTTCCATGGCCGCCTTCCTCATCGGCCTCGCCATGCCGCGCGATGGGCCCATGGCCCGCACCCTCATCGACCGCCTCACCTACCCGGTGCACCAAATCGTCATGCCGCTCTGCTTCGGCGCCATCGGCGCCAGGCTAGACTTCGCCGACGCCGGCCGATTCACCGCCACCCAGCTGACGGCCGCCATCGTGTTCACCACCGTCCTCAGCGCTGCCGGGAAGGTCGGTGGGACGGTGCTGGTCGGGCGCTGGCTAGGCATCACGGCGCGGGAGGCGCTGGTGCTGGGGTTCCTGCTGAACGTGAAGGGGTACTCGGACATCCTTGCCATCAACTTCGGCGACAAGAGCGGGGTTTGGGGCGACACAGCACAGGTGGTGCTGCTCGTCTCCTCCATCCTCAACACCTTCATGGCGGGGCCGGCGTCTGCCGCCATCGTCCGGCAGCAGCGCCGCGCGTTCCAGTATCGCTCGCATTGCCTCCAGGACCTCAGGGTGGACCACGAGCTCCGGGTTCTGGTCTGCGTACACGGCGCCGGCGGAGTCAACGCCATGCTCACGGTCGCCGAGCTCTCCAAGGGTAGCGGCGCGCCGGTGGCCGTGTACCTGCTACACCTCGTGGAGCTGATGCCAGCGCGCAAGTACGCCATCACGCACCTGTACAAGGACGTGGGCGCCCGCCTCAAACTCAACGACGACGACCAGTGGGGGTATGCTTGGGAGATGGATCAGGTGGCGGCGGCCGTGCACAGCTTTGCGACGTACGAGGCCGCCGTGCCGGTGCGGCAGATGACGGCCATCTCGAATCTGGCGTCCATGGACGGCGACGTGCGCAACGGCGTGGAGGACGCGCGCGCCTCGCTAGTCATCATGCCCTACCACAAGGAGCAGCGGTACGACGGGCGCATGGTATCCAGACGCGACGGCAGGCGGCAGCTCAACCAGCGCATCCTGCAGCGGGCGCCGTGCACCGTGGGGGTCCTCGTCGAGCGGCACCTCCCCAGCATTAGCGTCGCCTCCTCGACGGCGCCTGCAGAGGCAGATCGTCACGACGAGGAAGAGAAGAGCACTGCTAGTGGTACATCATTAGCAGAGGAGCAGGCCGAGCAGGAGGCGGCAGTGGTGCACCACGTGGTGGCGGTGTTCCTGGGCGGTCCGGACGACAGGGAGGCGGTGGCGTACGCGACGCGTTTGGCGATGCACCCGTCGGTGAGCGTGTCGGTGTCAAGGTTTCGGCTCAATAAGCCGGACGACAACGAGATGCAGACGGCGGTGGATGTCACCGGCGACGAGCAAGAACAAGAAGATGAGGAGTTCATGGCGGAGGTGTACGCGAGATTCGTGGCGCCGGGGCGGGTGTCGTACACGGAGACGTACGTGAGCAACGGGGTGGAGACGCTGAACGCGCTGAGCGGCATGGCGGGGATGTGCTCGCTGTTCGTGGTGGGCAGAGGCGGTGGCGGTTCAGGTGGCGCGGcctggacgacgatgacgagcggCATGGGCGGGCTGGACGACGAGGAGTGCCCGGAGTTGGGGCCCGTCGGGGAGCTGCTCGCCTCTGACGACTTCTTGGGCTGCTCGTCGTCAGTGCTGGTGCTCCAGCAGCACAAGCTGCACCAGAAGATGAGGACGTGGAAGAAACATTCTCTCGACGGCTGTATGCCCGACCACGACATCCTAAATTATTGA
- the LOC124647245 gene encoding protein FAR1-RELATED SEQUENCE 5-like, with translation MMAGTPEGFTDLLLRMMEPNHEPNWDWFPTIASQDAKSSAHTSPPMLSSDSSMCASDPVPCRFRDDEDCIKDSVCDLNESPRSEEADLSAPELQEQSQIRDDSPIRTACYSPASNRTLKRRFRRGEIPDSREPSSGKKSALEIAMRKSNERSSGAVISPEIGMEFDSLPEAYDFYNLYSWEIGFGIRYGPSRKNPSKSKILQDITCGCQGKPRHLNTRSVCCGCTAMIRLHRTDDHGWYIHEFRKDHNHGLAIKRGEKLQWPSHRNIDPHTKDLVRNLRDNNVGLTKVFSVIGSFFGSMENIPFNKRSLRTLCASISRDHSEDDVKKTYDAFSEMKLKDPNFRDSCLADSEGRIRALMWTNGKSRMQYNLFGDAITFDTTYRTNQYDMPFGLFVGVNNHFQSIILGGVLLTNEKTETFEWVFKEFVSLMGGKPPATILTDQCRAMEIAIAAVLPETTHRWCKWHVLRKAKECMGSIRKRLIFEVREKWAKPYFAGKFCARMTSTQRSESANHMLKGFVPPGSSMNMFVRHYDKLQFDRDEEENYQEMRSRLGGIVLNSGEPIEMHASKIYTPNMFGLFKVHLFQSGSYIVQEVIDGQRFIVKHIFAEKREKWSRTEYEVIFDPQRETFKCECVMYEHMGMLCGHALRVMISLGITEIPASHIMRRWTRDAYRDMPAHLMIYQNDSPAMKSTSFRHSALYRTAIEIVQMADTNPESYET, from the exons ATGATGGCAGGAACACCAGAGGGATTCACTGATTTGCTCCTCAG AATGATGGAGCCAAATCATGAGCCAAACTGGGACTGGTTCCCAACAATTGCTAGTCAGGATGCCAAATCGAGCGCACACACTTCGCCGCCCATGCTGAGTTCGGATTCAAGCATGTGTGCATCAGATCCAGTGCCCTGCAGGTTCAGAGATGATGAAGACTGCATCAAAGATTCGGTATGCGACCTCAACGAGTCTCCCCGTTCCGAGGAAGCAGACCTGTCAGCTCCAGAGTTGCAGGAACAATCCCAAATCCGGGATGATTCGCCAATCCGGACGGCATGCTATTCCCCTGCATCGAATCGCACTTTGAAGAGGAG GTTCCGCCGAGGAGAAATTCCTGATTCAAGGGAACCAAGTTCAGGAAAGAAGAGTGCACTAGAGATAGCTATGAGGAAGTCAAATGAGAGAAGCTCTGGAGCTGTCATATCACCAGAGATAGGGATGGAGTTCGATTCATTACCTGAAGCCTATGACTTTTATAATTTGTACTCATGGGAGATTGGATTCGGCATAAGATACGGGCCGTCAAGAAAGAACCCCTCAAAGAGCAAAATTCTGCAGGACATAACTTGTGGCTGTCAG GGGAAACCTAGGCATCTCAACACACGTTCAGTTTGCTGCGGCTGCACAGCAATGATCCGTTTGCACCGAACAGATGATCATGGATGGTACATTCACGAGTTCAGGAAAGATCACAATCATGGGCTGGCAATAAAACGCGGGGAAAAGTTGCAGTGGCCATCACATAGAAACATTGACCCGCACACGAAGGACCTTGTTAGGAACCTCAGGGACAACAATGTGGGCCTCACGAAGGTGTTCAGTGTTATTGGGagcttcttcggatcaatggaaaaTATTCCTTTCAACAAGCGATCACTAAGGACACTGTGTGCAAGCATCAGCAGGGACCATTCAGAGGATGACGTGAAGAAAACGTATGATGCTTTTTCAGAAATGAAGCTGAAAGACCCCAACTTTCGTGACAGCTGCTTGGCAGACTCGGAAGGGAGGATCAGAGCACTAATGTGGACAAACGGGAAGAGCCGTATGCAGTACAATCTGTTTGGGGATGCAATAACCTTTGACACAACCTACCGCACAAACCAGTATGACATGCCTTTTGGATTATTCGTTGGTGTCAACAACCACTTCCAAAGTATAATCCTAGGTGGTGTCCTGTTGACGAACGAGAAGACAGAGACATTTGAGTGGGTGTTCAAAGAATTTGTATCTCTAATGGGAGGGAAACCACCAGCGACCATTCTTACAG ATCAGTGTCGTGCGATGGAGATAGCTATTGCCGCTGTTCTCCCTGAGACAACCCACAGATGGTGCAAGTGGCATGTTTTGCGCAAAGCTAAAGAATGCATGGGATCTATTCGAAAGCGTCTG ATATTCGAGGTCAGAGAGAAGTGGGCGAAGCCATACTTTGCTGGAAAGTTCTGCGCTAGGATGACAAGCACCCAACGTTCTGAGAGTGCCAACCACATGCTAAAGGGTTTTGTCCCGCCAGGGTCTTCAATGAACATGTTTGTTAGGCACTACGATAAGCTGCAGTTTGACagagatgaggaggagaactaccAGGAGATGCGCAGCCGCCTG GGAGGTATAGTGCTCAACAGTGGGGAGCCTATTGAGATGCATGCGAGCAAGATTTACACACCAAACATGTTTGGCTTATTCAAGGTACACTTGTTCCAGTCGGGGTCATATATTGTGCAGGAGGTAATTGATGGACAAAGGTTCATTGTGAAGCACATATTCGCCGAGAAGAGAGAGAAATGGTCCCGGACAGAGTATGAAGTTATTTTTGATCCCCAGAGGGAGACTTTCAAGTGTGAGTGTGTGATGTACGAGCACATGGGAATGTTATGCGGCCATGCACTCAGG GTTATGATCAGTCTAGGTATAACAGAAATACCTGCAAGCCACATCATGAGGAGGTGGACCAGAGATGCATACCGTGACATGCCTGCACATCTTATGATATATCAAAATGACAGCCCTGCTATGAAATCTACGAGCTTCCGCCACTCAGCTTTATACAGAACTGCAATTGAGATTGTTCAGATGGCCGACACTAATCCTGAGTCATACGAG ACTTAA
- the LOC124647247 gene encoding cytochrome P450 72A14-like produces MALASFVGEAVSTWSLLCGLAALLLMWAASHAAERYCLRPRRLGRALRAQGLSGTAYRFPAGDFAENVRLSQEAQSQPMSPPCHDIVSRVLPHLHHTVMEHGEVCITWFGPIPRVVIAKPELVSQILSNKSGHFDKFTNNRLGELISRGIGSLDGEKWATRRRILNPAFHLEKLKGMLPAFSTCCAEMVGRWESKLCAAGGSHELDVWQEFPDLAGDVISRTAFGSSFEEGRRIFLLQVEQAERVMKAFQYMYIPGYLFLPTENTKRMKVIKREVEGLLRGIIDKRELAMGDDDGGGDLLGLMLQSNRTSGSGQRMSTEDVIEELKLFYFAGMETTAALLTWTLVVLGMHPEWQERAREEVLGVFGSDDTPSFDGLSRLKTASPSSCKNSPVRLSPAIANYIHPNSLPIIQVTMILNEVLRLYPPAVTMNRKTSKETQIGGITYPADVVLEMPIILLHHSPDLWGDDVLEFKPERFAEGISKATKDGQPGFFPFGWGSRICIGQNFTLLEAKMALTMILQQFEWWLSPSYAHAPCTVLTLQPQHGAQIILKSR; encoded by the exons ATGGCATTGGCATCCTTCGTAGGTGAGGCTGTTTCAACATGGAGCCTGCTCTGCGGCCTCGCTGCTCTGCTCCTTATGTGGGCGGCCTCCCACGCCGCGGAGAGATACTGTCTGAGGCCGCGGCGGCTCGGCCGGGCGCTCCGTGCGCAGGGTCTAAGCGGCACGGCGTACCGCTTCCCGGCCGGGGACTTCGCGGAGAACGTCCGGCTCAGCCAGGAGGCGCAGTCGCAGCCTATGTCGCCGCCATGCCACGACATCGTTTCCCGCGTGTTGCCGCACCTCCATCATACAGTCATGGAGCACGGTGAAGTCTGCATCACCTGGTTCGGGCCGATCCCCAGggtcgtcatcgcgaagccagagCTGGTGTCCCAGATCCTGTCCAACAAGTCCGGCCACTTCGACAAGTTCACAAACAATAGGCTGGGAGAGCTCATAAGCCGCGGGATCGGGAGCCTCGACGGCGAGAAATGGGCGACGCGCAGGAGGATCCTCAACCCTGCTTTCCATCTCGAAAAGCTCAAG GGCATGCTGCCGGCTTTCTCGACGTGCTGCGCCGAGATGGTAGGCAGATGGGAGAGTAAACTATGTGCGGCTGGTGGATCACACGAGCTGGACGTGTGGCAGGAGTTCCCGGACCTCGCAGGAGACGTGATTTCCCGCACGGCGTTCGGCAGCAGCTTCGAGGAAGGACGGCGGATCTTCCTGCTTCAGGTGGAGCAGGCCGAGAGGGTCATGAAGGCCTTCCAGTACATGTACATCCCAGGCTACCTCTTCTTGCCTACCGAGAACACCAAGAGGATGAAGGTGATCAAGCGGGAGGTGGAAGGGCTCCTGCGAGGGATCATCGACAAGAGGGAGCTAGCAATGGGGGACGATGATGGTGGCGGCGACTTGCTCGGCCTGATGCTGCAGTCCAACAGGACGTCCGGTTCCGGTCAGAGGATGAGCACCGAGGACGTGATCGAGGAGCTCAAGCTCTTCTACTTCGCGGGGATGGAGACCACGGCGGCGCTGCTCACATGGACGCTCGTCGTGCTCGGCATGCACCCCGAGTGGCAGGAACGGGCCAGGGAGGAGGTCTTGGGCGTCTTCGGCAGTGACGACACACCCAGCTTCGACGGGCTAAGCAGACTCAAAACGGCAAGTCCATCATCATGTAAAAATTCCCCTGTTCGATTGTCCCCGGCCATTGCTAACTATATACATCCGAATTCCCTTCCGATAATCCAGGTGACGATGATACTGAACGAGGTGCTGAGGCTCTACCCGCCGGCGGTGACCATGAACCGGAAGACATCCAAGGAGACACAGATCGGGGGCATCACGTACCCTGCCGACGTAGTCCTCGAGATGCCCATCATCCTGCTTCACCACAGCCCGGACCTCTGGGGGGACGACGTGCTCGAGTTCAAGCCAGAGAGGTTCGCggaggggatctccaaggcgaccaAGGACGGCCAGCCGGGGTTCTTCCCCTTCGGCTGGGGGTCCAGGATCTGCATCGGCCAGAACTTCACGCTGCTCGAGGCCAAGATGGCGCTGACCATGATCCTTCAGCAATTCGAGTGGTGGCTGTCGCCTTCCTACGCTCACGCGCCGTGCACCGTCCTAACGCTGCAGCCTCAACATGGCGCGCAGATTATACTCAAGAGTCGCTGA